The sequence TTGTTCCCCCAGTACTAAATATAGTGTTACTGTAAATTATAAACCACTATATCTAGTATTTCAAGATGTTTTTTGTAATATTAATTAACAATTCCATCCTTACCAAACTATCATATAATGTATTAAGAAATATCGTAACCCTTGCCGAAAGGTTAGCATTAGTGAGCTCGTGAAGGAGGTGTTTTTATGGCAAAAATTATAGTTAGCCTAACTGATAGGAAGCTTTATGTATATCTAAGTAATTCCTTATATGGAGTTTACCCTGTAGCTATCGGTAAGGCAAGTACACCAACTCCCCTTGGAGAATTCAAAGTTATTGAAAAATCAATAAACCCTGGTGGCGCCTTAGGTACGAGGTGGATTGGTTTTACTAGAGAGCGACACGGTATTCATGGTAATAATAATCCTTCATCTATTGGAAGTGCAGCATCCTTAGGTTGTGTAAGGATGTACAACCACGATGTCGAAGCAATATATCCCCATATACCAATGGGTTCACCCATAATAGTAAAAGAATATTTTACAGACAATAATGGTGCTTCATATCATTCACCTACTAATAGCCCTAACAACCCCAACCATAGCAAATCCTACAATAGTGGAAATGAAAAAGTATATACTGTTATGTCTGGAGATAGCCTCTGGAAAATTAGTCAGCGATTTAGTGTCTCTTTAAACCAACTTAAATCCATAAACAACCTAACAAGTGATTTAATATATCCTGGGCAAACGTTAAATATACCTAATTAAAATACCTTAATGTTCGCCATCTCTACGGGCAATTCTATCACAATGCTTTTGTCTATTGTATACTTGCAATTCTATAAAAATAAGGAGCCCGTTTATATGGCTCCTTATTTTTTATCTGCCCACAAACATTTGTGTGAACATTATTCCGTATGGTCCACCTTCTACAATCCCAATTCCTATGTGAGTAAAGGATGGGTTTAAGATGTTCGCCCTGTGACCTGGGGAGTTCATTAGATTAGTATGGGCTCTACTTACACTAGAAGCTCCAGCTAAGTTTTCTCCTGCAGTTCTGTAGGTAATACCAAAGCTCCTCATCATATCAAAAGGACTACCATAAACAGGTGAATTATGTGCAAAATAGTTGTTTTGAATCATATCTTGACTCTTCAATCTTGCTACTCGTACTATATCTTGATCCATAGCAAGTGGTGATATTCCATTTCTTGCTCTTTCTTGGTTAATTAGACTTAGCATTTCTTGCTCCATCTGTTGTTGCCTAGTTGACGGTTGTGGCTGTGGTTGTGGCTGTGGTTGTGGTTGTGGCTGTGGTTGTGGTTGTGGTTGTGGCTGTGGCTGTGGCTGTGGTTGTGGCTGTGGCTGTGGCTGTGGTTGTGGTTGTGGTTGTGGTTTTTGTTCTTCCTCTACAGGAATAAGTACTCTTTGACCTGCAAAAATTATGTGTCCCCTTATATTATTAGCTTCCATAATAGAACCTATTGTTAAACCAAATTCCCTTGCTAGTGTAAAAAGGGTATCCCCAGCTTTTACATTATAAGTCTTATACTTTTCTAGTTGGTGCTTACTTGTATTAAGAATTTCCCTCAACCTTTGGCTTGATACTTCACCACGTATAATGTCTTCAGATTGGATCCTAAAAACAACATTTTTGCTTGTACCTAACCTAATAACTTGGTCGGTATTTTGAAAAGATAGTGCATACCCACTTGTAGACATAATTACGAATAAGAAACACATTACTAAAGCTACTACTTTAACTTTTCTGATAAATATCCCTCCCTTGTTTAGTTAACATAATTCTACATTTCGGGTGGTGTAATGTAAATGGTAATAATGGGTATATACCAAAAAAGGTGTGGGAATCCACACCTTATCCTTTTGGTTTTGGTAAGCAAGGAACTATTATTTTTTGCCCTGGGAAAATCAAATTTGGATCTTTAATTTGAGGATTAGCTGCTATAAGGTCATTTAAGCTTACACCATATTTTTTAGCTATCTTGAACAAACTATCACCTGGTTGAACCACATAGATAACAAATGTGGCTTCTGGTGGACAGAAATCATCATCTGGTACATTTACATCTGTAACCAGTTCTACTTGCTCAGTTTGGGTAACCTTAGCAAATAACTCAAGCACAGCTGTTTGTCTTCCAGTAAATCCATCCTCTGCCAAGTCTATATTGACATACTCTACTCTTGGGGTAACGTCTACATTCATACCTGGGCGGGCTCCAGGAATGTGAATAAAGTGGGTAAATGCTTCACCTTCTACTAATAATTCTTTTAAAACATTGGTGTTTTCATCTACATAAAAAACCTGTTTGTCTAACTCGCCTTTAATAATAACCTTATCTTCAATGGCTTTAGCCTCTGTTATATTAACATTAGAAACAATATTTGCTATTTTTCTAGCTGGTGATGGGAAATGAATGTCAGCAGTTACACTTAACTGATCTGAATCTTCTCCCACAACATTTTCTACCTTGAATAACTCAGTGAAAACGTCGATTCCCTTGGCTCCAACTACAACTTCTATTTGAACTGATTCAGTAACTTTTACAAACAGCTCAATTACCGCAGTTTGCTTTGCCATTCTCCTATTGTTATTATCTATTACATGGTCGATAAACTCAACTCTGGGGTAAACTTGAACATTCATACCAGGACGAGCGCCTGGTATGTCGATAAATTGTGTGAAACTATCGTCGACAGATTGTTCTTTTACTATGCCAGTTCCTTCTTCTACATAGTATATTTGCTTGTGTAGTACTCCTTCAATAACTACCTTATCATCTATAACCCTCGGATTTATGTTTGTAAATGCACTATCAACTGTGGCAATTTTTTTAACTGGATCTTCAAACTCAATATCGGATATTACCGATGTCTGAACTGTGCCTTCACCAATTACATTTTGCACCTTAACTAACTCTTTAAATACGTGAATTTTAGGACCAATAATGTCAGTAACTACTTCAACTTGAACAGTCTCAGTAACCTTTACAAATATTTCAAGTATGGCTGTTTGTTTAACCACTGTCCTAACTGGTGGCTTTGGTGGCTTTGGTTTGTGGTGGTGAGTACCTTCTACATCATCTTTTTCTTCTTCCTCACTTCTAAATTTCTTTCCTTGTTCAATCACTTCAAACCTAACGTCTTCTGGTCGTATCTTTACTTGGGCGTGATCACCAGGAGACGCACCATGGATATGAACAAATTCAGTAAATTTTTCTGGTGGAAGTGTTTCTTCATATACAACACCATCTTCACCTACGTAGTAAACTTGTTTAACAATTTCACCTTCTATTATAACTTTGTCTTCAATTACCTGGGTTTTAATTTTGTCTTGAGGTATTGTTACATCTGGAGTTAAAAATCTTCTGACTGGCCTTGGCAAGGTAAATTCACGAATAACCTTAAACTGCTTTGTATCCTCACCTACAACAAAGTCTATCTTTAACAAATCCTTTAATACTTCTACCTTTGGTAGAAAACCACCTTTATGGGTCATTAGTAATTCCTCCTTTCCCATTTTACCTATACTACAATATATGCGTTTGCCCGTTAAATATTTACCCCTCCCACTTTAGTTCTCATTCTATCTTTATGCTTAAAATCTAAATTTGTGTTATTTTTTTAGAAAAAGTTAATAATTTTTTAGGATTTTTTCACGTTTTTCTAGATAGCTTTTATAGCCCCCGTCAATAAGTCTAGATGTTTCATTGAAATCCCCTAATGAA comes from Alkalicella caledoniensis and encodes:
- a CDS encoding L,D-transpeptidase, with the translated sequence MAKIIVSLTDRKLYVYLSNSLYGVYPVAIGKASTPTPLGEFKVIEKSINPGGALGTRWIGFTRERHGIHGNNNPSSIGSAASLGCVRMYNHDVEAIYPHIPMGSPIIVKEYFTDNNGASYHSPTNSPNNPNHSKSYNSGNEKVYTVMSGDSLWKISQRFSVSLNQLKSINNLTSDLIYPGQTLNIPN
- a CDS encoding CAP domain-containing protein, translating into MCFLFVIMSTSGYALSFQNTDQVIRLGTSKNVVFRIQSEDIIRGEVSSQRLREILNTSKHQLEKYKTYNVKAGDTLFTLAREFGLTIGSIMEANNIRGHIIFAGQRVLIPVEEEQKPQPQPQPQPQPQPQPQPQPQPQPQPQPQPQPQPQPQPQPQPSTRQQQMEQEMLSLINQERARNGISPLAMDQDIVRVARLKSQDMIQNNYFAHNSPVYGSPFDMMRSFGITYRTAGENLAGASSVSRAHTNLMNSPGHRANILNPSFTHIGIGIVEGGPYGIMFTQMFVGR
- the safA gene encoding SafA/ExsA family spore coat assembly protein; translated protein: MTHKGGFLPKVEVLKDLLKIDFVVGEDTKQFKVIREFTLPRPVRRFLTPDVTIPQDKIKTQVIEDKVIIEGEIVKQVYYVGEDGVVYEETLPPEKFTEFVHIHGASPGDHAQVKIRPEDVRFEVIEQGKKFRSEEEEKDDVEGTHHHKPKPPKPPVRTVVKQTAILEIFVKVTETVQVEVVTDIIGPKIHVFKELVKVQNVIGEGTVQTSVISDIEFEDPVKKIATVDSAFTNINPRVIDDKVVIEGVLHKQIYYVEEGTGIVKEQSVDDSFTQFIDIPGARPGMNVQVYPRVEFIDHVIDNNNRRMAKQTAVIELFVKVTESVQIEVVVGAKGIDVFTELFKVENVVGEDSDQLSVTADIHFPSPARKIANIVSNVNITEAKAIEDKVIIKGELDKQVFYVDENTNVLKELLVEGEAFTHFIHIPGARPGMNVDVTPRVEYVNIDLAEDGFTGRQTAVLELFAKVTQTEQVELVTDVNVPDDDFCPPEATFVIYVVQPGDSLFKIAKKYGVSLNDLIAANPQIKDPNLIFPGQKIIVPCLPKPKG